From Streptomyces sp. NBC_01754, a single genomic window includes:
- a CDS encoding NUDIX hydrolase, with protein sequence MTTTDYATYIAGLPRILSAAATLFRDERGRVLLVEPNYRDGWALPGGTIESDTGESPRQGARRETAEEIGLDLEPGRLLAVDWARGPGRPPIAAYLYDGGVLSGEQLDAVRLQEEELLSWRLVERAGLGSHLPGRLGLRVEAALRVLDSGAGTVELEDGVPVRAR encoded by the coding sequence GTGACCACCACTGACTACGCCACCTACATCGCGGGACTGCCCCGGATCCTGTCCGCCGCCGCCACGCTCTTCCGGGACGAGCGGGGGCGGGTGCTGCTCGTCGAGCCCAACTACCGGGACGGCTGGGCGCTGCCCGGCGGCACGATCGAGTCCGACACGGGCGAGAGCCCGCGGCAGGGCGCCCGCCGGGAGACGGCCGAGGAGATCGGACTCGACCTCGAACCGGGCCGGCTGCTCGCGGTGGACTGGGCGCGCGGACCGGGACGTCCGCCGATCGCCGCGTATCTGTACGACGGCGGCGTGCTGTCCGGGGAGCAGCTCGACGCCGTCCGGCTCCAGGAGGAGGAACTCCTGTCCTGGCGCCTGGTGGAGCGCGCCGGTCTCGGCAGCCACCTGCCCGGGCGACTGGGGCTGCGGGTCGAGGCCGCGCTGAGGGTGCTCGACTCCGGTGCGGGGACGGTGGAGTTGGAGGACGGCGTACCCGTCCGCGCGCGCTGA
- a CDS encoding MaoC family dehydratase, with protein MQFGRTFEEFEIGAVYKHWPGKTVTEYDDHLFCLLTMNHHPLHMDSNYAERTTDFKKNVVVGNYIYSLLLGMSVPDVSGKAIANLEVESLKHVAPTFHGDTVYGETTVLGKTPSRSRSDRGVVHVETKGYKQDGTLVCVFRRKVMVPTETYIEERGGEQPGRPEPVQPQKKNGEQQP; from the coding sequence ATGCAGTTCGGGCGCACATTCGAGGAATTCGAGATCGGTGCCGTCTACAAGCACTGGCCCGGGAAGACCGTCACGGAATACGACGACCACCTCTTCTGCCTGCTGACCATGAATCACCACCCGTTGCACATGGACAGCAACTACGCCGAGAGGACGACGGACTTCAAGAAGAACGTCGTGGTCGGCAACTACATCTACTCACTGCTGCTCGGCATGTCGGTACCGGACGTCTCCGGGAAGGCCATCGCCAACCTGGAGGTGGAGTCGCTGAAACACGTGGCACCGACCTTCCACGGCGACACGGTCTACGGGGAGACGACGGTCCTGGGCAAGACGCCCTCGCGGTCCAGGAGCGACCGGGGCGTCGTCCATGTCGAGACAAAGGGCTACAAGCAGGACGGCACGCTCGTCTGCGTGTTCCGCCGCAAGGTGATGGTGCCCACCGAGACGTACATCGAGGAGCGGGGCGGAGAGCAGCCCGGCCGCCCCGAACCCGTCCAGCCGCAGAAGAAGAACGGGGAGCAGCAGCCATGA
- a CDS encoding DNA-3-methyladenine glycosylase 2 family protein, with the protein MYTDTERCERAVRSKDARFDGWFFTAVLTTRIYCRPSCPVVPPKAYNMAFYPSAAACQQAGFRACKRCRPDTSPGSPEWNVRADSVARAMRLIQDGVVDREGVPGLAARLGYSARQIERQLLAELGAGPLALARSQRAQTARVLIETTALPMAEVAFAAGFSSVRTFNDTVREVFALAPGELRGRAAPGAPRPATPGVIALRLPYREPLNPSNLFGHLAATAVPGVEEWREGAYRRTLTLPHGHGIVSLSPQPGHIACRLSLTDPRDLTQAISRCRRLLDLDADPVAVDEQLRADPLLAPLVDAAPGRRVPRTVDAAEFAVRAVLGQQVSTAAARTHAARLVTTHGVPVEDPEGGLTRLFPTSGALAGLDPGALALPGSRRTTLTGLVAALNDGSLPLGEGADREQARARLKTLPGFGPWTVEVIAMRALGDPDAFLATDLGVRRAAGHLGLPSTPAALTARAARWRPWRAYAVQYLWTVDDHPINHLPA; encoded by the coding sequence ATGTACACCGACACCGAGCGCTGTGAGCGGGCCGTCCGGTCGAAGGACGCCCGGTTCGACGGCTGGTTCTTCACGGCGGTCCTGACCACTCGGATCTACTGCCGCCCCAGCTGTCCCGTGGTGCCGCCCAAGGCCTACAACATGGCCTTCTACCCCAGCGCCGCCGCCTGCCAGCAGGCCGGGTTCCGGGCCTGCAAGCGATGCCGCCCCGACACGAGCCCCGGCTCGCCGGAGTGGAACGTCCGCGCGGACTCCGTCGCCCGGGCCATGCGCCTCATCCAGGACGGCGTCGTCGACCGGGAGGGCGTGCCCGGTCTCGCCGCGCGGCTCGGCTACTCCGCCCGGCAGATCGAGCGCCAGCTGCTCGCCGAGCTCGGCGCCGGTCCTCTCGCGCTGGCCCGCTCGCAGCGGGCCCAGACCGCCCGGGTCCTCATCGAGACGACCGCGCTCCCGATGGCCGAGGTCGCGTTCGCCGCCGGGTTCTCCTCGGTCCGCACGTTCAACGACACCGTGCGCGAGGTCTTCGCACTGGCGCCGGGGGAGTTGCGCGGCCGGGCCGCCCCCGGGGCCCCACGGCCCGCCACGCCCGGTGTCATCGCCCTGCGCCTCCCGTACCGTGAGCCCCTCAACCCGAGCAACCTCTTCGGCCACCTCGCCGCCACCGCCGTCCCCGGCGTCGAGGAGTGGCGCGAGGGCGCCTACCGGCGCACGCTCACCCTGCCGCACGGACACGGCATCGTGTCGCTCTCCCCGCAGCCCGGCCACATCGCCTGCCGCCTCTCCCTCACCGACCCCCGCGACCTCACCCAGGCCATCAGCCGGTGCCGCCGGCTGCTCGACCTCGACGCCGATCCGGTCGCCGTCGACGAGCAACTGCGCGCCGACCCGCTGCTCGCCCCGCTGGTCGACGCGGCCCCGGGGCGGCGGGTGCCGCGTACGGTCGACGCGGCGGAGTTCGCCGTACGGGCGGTGCTCGGCCAGCAGGTGTCCACAGCCGCCGCCCGCACCCACGCGGCCCGGCTGGTCACCACCCACGGGGTGCCGGTCGAGGACCCCGAGGGCGGGCTCACCCGTCTCTTCCCGACCTCCGGGGCACTGGCCGGTCTGGACCCCGGGGCCCTCGCCCTGCCGGGCAGCCGCCGCACCACGCTCACCGGCCTGGTGGCCGCCCTCAACGACGGGTCCCTTCCACTGGGCGAGGGCGCCGACCGGGAGCAGGCACGGGCCCGGCTGAAGACCCTGCCCGGGTTCGGGCCCTGGACCGTCGAGGTGATCGCGATGCGTGCCCTCGGTGACCCGGACGCCTTCCTCGCCACCGACCTCGGGGTCCGCAGGGCAGCCGGGCACCTCGGCCTTCCGTCGACCCCGGCGGCCCTCACCGCGCGCGCCGCACGGTGGCGCCCCTGGCGCGCGTATGCCGTGCAGTACCTGTGGACCGTCGACGACCACCCCATCAACCACCTGCCCGCGTGA
- a CDS encoding TMEM165/GDT1 family protein has translation MHLDLLAIVTAFGLIFLAELPDKTMFASLAMGTRMRPLYVWFGTSSAFLVHVAIAVGAGGLIGLLPGWIVKLVSAVLFGFGAFMLLRSGGGDDEEEGEVKTVTGFWPVYSTAFMAVFISEWGDLTQITTANLAASNGTWSTAIGSAAALMSVSALALLAGRFIAKRVPLKTVQRIGGLCMLGLAIWSLTEVFVG, from the coding sequence ATGCATCTCGACCTCCTGGCGATCGTCACCGCCTTCGGGCTGATCTTCCTCGCGGAGCTCCCCGACAAGACGATGTTCGCCTCGTTGGCCATGGGCACGCGTATGCGTCCGCTCTACGTGTGGTTCGGCACGTCCTCCGCGTTCCTCGTGCATGTGGCCATCGCGGTCGGGGCGGGCGGGCTGATCGGCCTGCTGCCCGGCTGGATCGTCAAACTGGTCTCGGCCGTCCTCTTCGGCTTCGGCGCGTTCATGCTGCTGCGCAGCGGCGGCGGGGACGACGAGGAGGAGGGCGAGGTCAAGACGGTGACCGGCTTCTGGCCGGTCTACTCGACCGCCTTCATGGCCGTGTTCATCAGCGAGTGGGGCGATCTGACGCAGATCACCACCGCGAACCTCGCCGCGAGCAACGGCACCTGGTCCACGGCGATCGGGTCGGCCGCAGCGCTGATGTCGGTGTCCGCCCTGGCCCTGCTCGCGGGCCGCTTCATCGCCAAGCGGGTGCCGCTGAAGACGGTGCAGCGCATCGGCGGTCTGTGCATGCTCGGGCTGGCGATCTGGTCGTTGACCGAGGTCTTCGTCGGCTGA
- a CDS encoding acyl-CoA dehydrogenase family protein, translated as MSRLAQTAGLTDIQQEILSTVRAFVDKEIIPVATELEHRDEYPAHIVEGLKELGLFGLMIPEEYGGLGESLLTYALCVEEIARGWMSVSGIINTHFIVAYMLKQHGTQEQKDTFLPRMALGEVRGAFSMSEPALGSDVSAITSKGVRDGQGDYVLNGQKMWLTNGGTSTLVAVLCRSDEGHPEGTAPHRSMTTFLVEKEAGFGEVRPGLTIPGKIDKMGYKGVDTTEFIMDGLRIPANRVLGGTTGRGFYQMMDGVEVGRVNVAARGCGVAQRAFELGVSYAQQRHSFGKPIAQHQAIQFKLAEMATKVEAAHAMMVNAARKKDSGERNDLEAGMAKYLASEYCKEVVEDAFRIHGGYGFSKEYEIERLYREAPMLLIGEGTAEIQKMIIGRRLLEEYRFQG; from the coding sequence ATGAGCCGACTCGCGCAGACCGCCGGTCTGACCGACATCCAGCAGGAAATCCTCTCCACGGTCCGCGCTTTCGTCGACAAGGAGATCATTCCTGTCGCCACGGAATTGGAGCACCGCGACGAGTATCCGGCACATATCGTCGAAGGACTCAAGGAACTCGGCCTGTTCGGGCTGATGATTCCGGAGGAATACGGCGGTCTGGGCGAGTCGCTGCTCACCTATGCGCTGTGCGTCGAGGAGATCGCCCGGGGCTGGATGAGTGTGTCCGGCATCATCAACACGCATTTCATCGTGGCGTACATGCTCAAGCAGCACGGCACCCAGGAGCAGAAGGACACCTTCCTGCCGAGGATGGCGCTGGGCGAGGTGCGGGGCGCGTTCTCGATGTCCGAGCCGGCGCTGGGATCGGACGTCTCGGCGATCACCTCGAAAGGCGTGCGGGACGGGCAGGGAGACTACGTCCTGAACGGCCAGAAGATGTGGCTGACCAACGGTGGCACGTCCACGCTGGTCGCTGTCCTGTGCCGGAGTGACGAAGGACACCCCGAGGGCACCGCACCGCACAGGTCGATGACGACCTTCCTGGTGGAGAAGGAGGCGGGCTTCGGAGAGGTCCGCCCCGGTCTCACCATCCCCGGGAAGATCGACAAGATGGGCTACAAGGGCGTCGACACGACCGAGTTCATCATGGACGGACTGCGCATTCCGGCCAATCGCGTCCTGGGTGGGACCACCGGCCGGGGTTTTTACCAAATGATGGACGGCGTCGAAGTGGGCCGGGTCAATGTCGCGGCTCGTGGTTGCGGTGTCGCGCAGCGTGCTTTCGAGTTGGGTGTTTCGTACGCCCAGCAGCGCCACTCCTTCGGAAAGCCGATCGCCCAGCACCAGGCGATCCAGTTCAAATTGGCCGAAATGGCCACCAAGGTCGAAGCCGCTCATGCGATGATGGTCAATGCAGCGCGCAAAAAGGACTCCGGGGAGCGCAACGACCTGGAGGCAGGGATGGCGAAGTACCTCGCCTCCGAGTACTGCAAGGAAGTCGTCGAGGACGCCTTCCGCATCCACGGCGGTTACGGCTTCTCCAAGGAGTACGAGATCGAGCGCCTCTACCGGGAGGCCCCGATGCTGCTGATCGGCGAAGGTACCGCCGAGATCCAGAAAATGATCATCGGTCGCCGGCTCCTGGAGGAGTACCGGTTCCAGGGCTGA
- a CDS encoding discoidin domain-containing protein, protein MTPPNRHRLFRRSVSASLSLALTAVGTAAAVVLAGAPAAQAAAVPAPSPVGMSGRGATVPFTEQEAEYAATNGTLIGPDRRYGSLPSEASGRQAVTLDAVGEYVEFTLTAPANAMTFRYSLPDNAAGTGRDASLDLRVDGSVLKSVPVTSKYGWYYGGYPFNNNPGDTDPHHFYDETRTMFGSTLPTGTKVRLQVASTAGSPSFTIDLADFEQVAAPVGKPSGALDVVSDFGADPTGAADSTAKIQAAVDAGRTQSRTVYIPQGTFQVRDHIVVDQVTLRGAGPWYSVLTGRHPTDRSKAVGVYGKYAAQGGSRNVTLKDFAVIGDIQERVDDDQVNAIGGAMSDSVVDNVWMQHTKCGAWMDGPMDNFTIRNSRILDQTADGVNFHYGVTNSTVTNTFVRNSGDDGLAMWAENVPNVNNKFTFNTVILPILANNIVTYGGKDITISDNVMADTITNGGGLHIANRYPGVNSGQGTAVAGTHTAARNTLIRTGNSDFNWNFGVGAIWFSGLNEPISDATVNITDSEILDSSYAAIHLIEGASNGLHFDDVKIDGAGTYALQIQSPGTATFENVVATHIAQSNPIHNCVGSGFQITRGGGNSGWYADPPACTGVWPDPVWTNGGVPGGGGTTDPTDPVDPTDPTDPTDPTDPPEETGNLARGRAVTETSHTDVYGAANTVDGDADTYWESADNAFPQSVTVDLGAPEAVKRLVLKLPPAAAWATRTQTLTVSGSTDDGTYTPLKASADYTFDPASGNTATVSLPGTPVRHLRLTFTGNTGWPAAQLSELEAYTS, encoded by the coding sequence ATGACCCCACCGAACAGACACCGCCTGTTCAGGCGCTCGGTGTCCGCCTCCCTCTCCCTGGCCCTGACCGCCGTCGGCACCGCCGCCGCGGTCGTTCTGGCCGGCGCTCCGGCGGCCCAGGCCGCCGCTGTCCCCGCGCCCTCTCCGGTCGGTATGTCCGGCCGGGGCGCCACCGTCCCGTTCACGGAGCAGGAGGCCGAGTACGCCGCCACGAACGGCACGCTCATCGGCCCGGACCGGCGCTACGGCTCGCTGCCCTCGGAGGCGTCCGGCCGGCAGGCCGTCACGCTGGACGCGGTCGGTGAGTACGTGGAGTTCACCCTCACCGCCCCGGCGAACGCGATGACCTTCCGCTATTCGCTGCCGGACAACGCCGCCGGGACGGGCCGGGACGCCTCTCTCGACCTGCGGGTGGACGGCTCCGTGCTCAAGAGCGTGCCGGTGACCTCGAAGTACGGCTGGTACTACGGCGGCTACCCCTTCAACAACAACCCCGGGGACACCGACCCGCACCACTTCTACGACGAGACCCGGACCATGTTCGGCTCGACCCTGCCCACCGGTACGAAGGTCCGGTTGCAGGTGGCGTCCACCGCCGGCTCCCCCTCGTTCACCATCGACCTGGCCGACTTCGAGCAGGTGGCCGCGCCGGTCGGCAAGCCGTCCGGCGCGCTGGACGTGGTGAGCGACTTCGGGGCCGACCCGACCGGGGCGGCCGACTCCACCGCCAAGATCCAGGCGGCGGTCGACGCGGGCCGGACCCAGAGCAGGACCGTCTACATCCCGCAGGGCACCTTCCAGGTGCGCGACCACATCGTCGTGGACCAGGTCACGCTGCGCGGCGCCGGTCCCTGGTACAGCGTGCTGACCGGGCGCCACCCCACGGACCGGAGCAAGGCGGTCGGTGTCTACGGGAAGTACGCGGCGCAGGGCGGCAGCAGGAACGTCACCCTCAAGGACTTCGCCGTCATCGGCGACATCCAGGAGCGCGTCGACGACGACCAGGTCAACGCCATCGGCGGGGCCATGTCCGACTCGGTGGTCGACAACGTCTGGATGCAGCACACCAAGTGCGGCGCCTGGATGGACGGCCCGATGGACAACTTCACCATCAGGAACAGCCGGATCCTGGACCAGACCGCCGACGGCGTGAACTTCCACTACGGGGTCACGAACTCCACCGTCACCAACACCTTCGTCCGCAACTCCGGTGACGACGGCCTGGCCATGTGGGCGGAGAACGTCCCGAACGTGAACAACAAGTTCACCTTCAACACGGTGATCCTGCCGATCCTGGCCAACAACATCGTGACGTACGGCGGCAAGGACATCACGATCTCCGACAACGTCATGGCGGACACGATCACCAACGGCGGCGGGCTGCACATCGCCAACCGCTATCCGGGCGTCAACTCGGGGCAGGGGACGGCTGTCGCGGGCACGCACACGGCCGCGCGCAACACCCTGATCCGCACCGGCAACAGCGACTTCAACTGGAACTTCGGCGTCGGCGCGATCTGGTTCAGCGGCCTCAACGAACCGATCAGCGACGCGACCGTCAACATCACCGACAGCGAGATCCTGGACAGTTCCTACGCCGCGATCCACCTGATCGAGGGCGCGAGCAACGGGCTGCACTTCGACGACGTCAAGATCGACGGGGCGGGGACGTACGCCCTCCAGATCCAGTCGCCGGGTACCGCCACGTTCGAGAACGTCGTGGCCACCCACATCGCCCAGTCCAACCCGATCCACAACTGCGTCGGCAGCGGCTTCCAGATCACCCGGGGCGGCGGCAACTCCGGCTGGTACGCCGACCCGCCCGCCTGCACCGGTGTCTGGCCCGACCCGGTGTGGACCAACGGCGGGGTACCCGGAGGCGGCGGGACCACCGACCCGACCGACCCGGTCGACCCCACGGATCCGACCGACCCCACGGACCCGACCGACCCGCCTGAGGAGACGGGCAACCTCGCCCGGGGACGCGCCGTCACCGAGACCAGCCACACGGACGTGTACGGCGCGGCCAACACCGTCGACGGCGACGCGGACACCTACTGGGAGAGCGCCGACAACGCCTTCCCGCAGTCCGTCACCGTGGACCTCGGCGCACCCGAGGCGGTGAAGCGGCTGGTGCTGAAGCTTCCTCCCGCCGCCGCCTGGGCGACCCGTACGCAGACGCTCACCGTGTCCGGCAGCACCGACGACGGGACGTACACCCCGCTGAAGGCGTCCGCGGATTACACCTTCGACCCGGCGAGCGGCAACACCGCGACCGTCTCCCTCCCGGGGACGCCGGTCCGCCACCTGCGGCTGACCTTCACCGGGAACACCGGGTGGCCGGCCGCCCAGTTGTCCGAGCTGGAGGCCTACACCAGCTGA
- a CDS encoding methylated-DNA--[protein]-cysteine S-methyltransferase, whose product MTSTLSTRTRRHTVLDSPYGPLTLVATDGVLAGLYMTEQRHRPPEETFGAPDPGPFAEAARQLDAYFAGELTDFDLPLRLDGTPFQRGVWAELVRIPYGATRSYGELAERLGKPGASRAVGLANGRNPIGIIVPCHRVVGASGGLTGYGGGLERKQRLLAFERGKDDAVPALF is encoded by the coding sequence ATGACCAGCACCCTCTCCACCCGGACCCGGCGGCACACGGTCCTCGACAGCCCGTACGGGCCACTCACCCTGGTCGCCACCGACGGCGTCCTGGCGGGCCTGTACATGACCGAGCAGCGTCACCGCCCACCCGAGGAGACCTTCGGCGCACCGGACCCCGGGCCCTTCGCCGAGGCCGCCCGCCAGCTGGACGCCTACTTCGCCGGCGAGCTCACGGACTTCGACCTGCCGCTGCGCCTGGACGGCACCCCCTTCCAGCGCGGTGTCTGGGCGGAGCTCGTCCGGATCCCGTACGGCGCGACCCGCTCCTACGGCGAGCTCGCCGAACGCCTCGGCAAGCCCGGCGCCTCCCGTGCGGTGGGCCTGGCCAACGGCCGGAACCCGATCGGGATCATCGTCCCCTGCCACCGCGTCGTCGGAGCCTCCGGCGGCCTCACCGGCTACGGCGGCGGGCTGGAGCGCAAGCAGCGGCTGCTGGCCTTCGAGCGGGGAAAGGACGACGCCGTACCGGCCCTGTTCTGA
- a CDS encoding glycerate kinase, which translates to METARVLVAADKFKGSLTAVEVAERVTAGLRSVVPGVRVETLPVADGGDGTVAAAVAAGFERREARVTGPLGTPVTAAYAVRSTTAVVEMAEASGLQHLPAGEFAPLTATTYGSGELLRAALDAGARTIVFGVGGSATTDGGAGMLTALGARFLDADGKPVGPGGGALADLAEADLSGLDPRFADVGLILASDVDNPLTGPKGAPEVYGRQKGATEDDIAVLDAALAHYASLLGPVQAGLPGAGAAGGIGYGALVALGARFRPGIEVMLDVLGFAPALARATLVITGEGSLDEQTLHGKAPAGVAAAARAAGVEVVAVCGRLALPPETLGRAGIRRAYALTELEPDPAISMAQAGPLLERVAASIARDFLV; encoded by the coding sequence ATCGAGACCGCGCGCGTGCTCGTCGCGGCGGACAAGTTCAAGGGCTCGCTCACGGCCGTGGAGGTCGCGGAGCGGGTGACGGCCGGGCTGCGGAGCGTCGTCCCCGGGGTGCGGGTGGAGACACTGCCCGTCGCGGACGGCGGCGACGGCACGGTCGCGGCGGCGGTGGCCGCCGGATTCGAACGCCGTGAGGCACGGGTGACCGGGCCGCTCGGGACCCCGGTGACGGCCGCCTACGCGGTGCGCTCCACCACGGCCGTGGTGGAGATGGCGGAGGCGTCGGGCCTCCAGCACCTCCCCGCGGGGGAGTTCGCCCCGCTCACGGCGACCACCTACGGCTCCGGGGAACTGCTGCGGGCCGCTCTGGACGCGGGCGCCCGGACCATCGTGTTCGGTGTCGGCGGCAGTGCCACGACGGACGGCGGCGCGGGCATGCTCACCGCGCTCGGAGCCCGCTTCCTGGATGCGGACGGCAAGCCCGTCGGTCCCGGCGGCGGCGCCCTGGCCGACCTGGCGGAGGCCGACCTGTCGGGGCTCGACCCGCGGTTCGCGGACGTCGGTCTGATACTGGCAAGCGACGTGGACAACCCCCTGACCGGCCCGAAGGGCGCCCCCGAGGTGTACGGGCGGCAGAAGGGCGCCACCGAGGACGACATCGCCGTCCTCGACGCCGCCCTCGCCCACTACGCGTCCCTGCTGGGACCCGTACAGGCCGGACTCCCCGGGGCGGGTGCCGCCGGAGGCATCGGGTACGGCGCCCTGGTCGCCCTGGGCGCACGCTTCCGGCCGGGCATCGAGGTCATGCTCGACGTCCTGGGCTTCGCCCCGGCGCTCGCCCGCGCCACGCTGGTCATCACCGGCGAGGGCTCGCTCGACGAGCAGACCCTGCACGGGAAGGCCCCGGCAGGCGTGGCCGCCGCCGCACGGGCGGCAGGTGTGGAGGTGGTCGCGGTCTGCGGACGCCTCGCCCTGCCGCCGGAGACCCTGGGCCGGGCCGGTATCCGGCGGGCGTACGCCCTGACGGAGCTGGAGCCCGACCCGGCGATCTCTATGGCCCAGGCCGGCCCCCTCCTGGAACGCGTGGCCGCGTCGATCGCCCGCGACTTCCTGGTCTGA
- a CDS encoding (2Fe-2S) ferredoxin domain-containing protein, producing MSRRTRPASAPGPSRPTVSVCRGCCCGTPKIPGVDHAGQLAQLRGSLDGSATVRAVECLDACEHGNVIVVQPSAEGRRAGGRPVWLGLVNDPDALTDITAWARDGGPGLADPPEILELYVFTPSRRVREGLEGSGKS from the coding sequence ATGAGCCGCCGTACCCGCCCCGCCTCCGCACCGGGACCGTCCCGGCCCACCGTCAGCGTCTGCCGGGGCTGCTGCTGCGGTACGCCGAAGATTCCGGGCGTCGACCACGCGGGCCAGCTGGCACAGCTGCGGGGCTCACTGGACGGGTCCGCCACCGTGCGGGCCGTGGAGTGCCTGGACGCGTGCGAGCACGGCAACGTGATCGTCGTCCAGCCGTCCGCCGAGGGGCGCCGTGCGGGCGGCCGCCCGGTCTGGCTGGGGCTGGTCAACGACCCGGACGCGCTCACCGACATCACCGCCTGGGCGCGGGACGGCGGCCCCGGACTGGCCGACCCGCCCGAGATCCTGGAGCTGTACGTGTTCACACCCTCGCGGCGGGTCCGGGAGGGCCTCGAAGGATCGGGCAAGAGCTGA
- the pssA gene encoding CDP-diacylglycerol--serine O-phosphatidyltransferase: MPEAEEQDDTEDMPLSMRLSIADTLTLGNATCGFMAVYFTTTGILIPHLTGSDESGMARHSAATAVILMLLAAVFDLFDGLVARKLRSSPMGAELDNLSDLISFGLAPAYFVLVYGMVADDAHQRVSALAAIVVLLAVVLRLARFSCVTLKDGMFQGMPSPFGALTVVSIVLLELPFVPTLLAIIGVAWLMVSRVEYPKPRGVLAVAMLSWIVAAMGLLAAWAFDAPGGQLLLQTGCALQVVLGAVIPLFATARRVNTFRDNRREARAAQLP; this comes from the coding sequence GTGCCGGAGGCCGAGGAGCAGGACGACACCGAGGACATGCCGCTCTCGATGCGGCTCTCGATAGCGGACACGCTCACACTCGGCAACGCCACGTGCGGCTTCATGGCGGTGTACTTCACCACCACGGGGATCCTCATCCCGCACCTGACCGGCAGCGACGAGTCGGGCATGGCCAGGCACTCCGCGGCGACCGCGGTGATCCTCATGCTCCTGGCGGCGGTGTTCGACCTGTTCGACGGGCTCGTGGCACGCAAGCTGCGGTCCTCGCCGATGGGTGCGGAGCTGGACAACCTCTCCGACCTGATCAGCTTCGGTCTCGCACCGGCCTACTTCGTCCTGGTGTACGGGATGGTCGCGGACGACGCACACCAGCGGGTGTCGGCGCTCGCGGCGATCGTGGTGCTGCTGGCGGTGGTGCTCAGGCTGGCTAGATTCTCCTGCGTGACACTGAAGGACGGCATGTTCCAGGGCATGCCGAGCCCCTTCGGGGCGCTCACGGTCGTCTCGATCGTGCTTCTCGAACTGCCCTTCGTGCCGACGCTGCTCGCGATCATCGGAGTGGCGTGGCTGATGGTCAGTCGGGTCGAGTACCCGAAGCCGCGCGGTGTCCTCGCGGTGGCGATGCTCAGCTGGATCGTGGCCGCGATGGGGCTCCTCGCCGCCTGGGCGTTCGACGCCCCCGGCGGCCAGCTGCTCCTGCAGACCGGCTGTGCGCTCCAGGTGGTGCTGGGGGCGGTGATCCCGCTCTTCGCCACGGCGCGGCGGGTGAACACCTTCCGCGACAACCGCCGCGAGGCACGGGCGGCGCAGCTCCCGTAA
- a CDS encoding phosphatidylserine decarboxylase, with product MPDSQTPASRGGVRLARGASPWLLPTVATAALSLARARKSGRWAAVAVPTTALAAGMLWFFRDPEREIAQGRVISPADGVVQSIMPWKDGRTRVAIFMSPLNVHVNRAPLSGTVTSVEHVPGGFVPAFNKESENNERVVWHFDTELGDIEMVQIAGAVARRIVPYVPQGTKVEQGERIGLIRFGSRVDIYLPEGVEAAVEVGQATTAGVTRIDRD from the coding sequence ATGCCCGACAGCCAAACCCCTGCATCGCGCGGCGGGGTCCGCCTTGCGCGCGGAGCATCGCCGTGGCTCCTCCCGACCGTCGCCACCGCGGCCCTCAGCCTCGCCCGGGCCCGCAAGTCCGGGCGCTGGGCAGCCGTGGCCGTGCCCACCACCGCGCTCGCGGCGGGCATGTTGTGGTTCTTCCGCGACCCCGAGCGCGAGATCGCCCAGGGTCGCGTCATCTCGCCGGCCGACGGCGTGGTGCAGAGCATCATGCCGTGGAAGGACGGACGCACCCGCGTCGCGATCTTCATGAGCCCGCTGAACGTCCACGTGAACCGGGCCCCGCTGTCCGGCACCGTGACGTCCGTCGAGCACGTCCCCGGCGGTTTCGTTCCGGCGTTCAACAAGGAGAGCGAGAACAACGAGCGCGTCGTCTGGCACTTCGACACCGAGCTCGGTGACATCGAGATGGTGCAGATCGCGGGTGCGGTCGCCCGTCGCATCGTCCCCTACGTCCCACAGGGGACGAAGGTGGAGCAGGGCGAGCGCATCGGTCTGATCCGGTTCGGCTCACGTGTCGACATCTACCTTCCGGAGGGTGTCGAGGCCGCGGTCGAGGTCGGCCAGGCCACCACCGCGGGGGTGACTCGCATTGACCGTGATTGA